One window of the Cryptomeria japonica chromosome 7, Sugi_1.0, whole genome shotgun sequence genome contains the following:
- the LOC131046495 gene encoding uncharacterized protein LOC131046495, translated as MLAPTVMPAPAAISHAKSTVVPAFAKPATIALGLPMYAAAMKPITVALGPPMFVVAAALWQSVAAKPTVQLPVSPITTGETALPSSMAMNGGSTGVLPGAVSTRVSSKDGNTVLSMPSTDERDAYGLRPMAVPQADEPLVAASVPQECLDALDPPTSQITTGSSAVPTSVVPVSQAAGSSAVPTSVIPASQMVGSSTIPASVVPASLDASSIPPDYGRSSLLDPSSWQKECI; from the exons ATGCTTGCACCTACTGTGATGCCTGCGCCTGCTGCGATATCACACGCGAAGTCTACAGTGGTGCCTGCCTTTGCGAAGCCTGCCACCATTGCCCTAGGGCTACCTATGTATGCCGCTGCAATGAAGCCTATCACCGTTGCCCTAGGGCCACCTATGTTTGTCGTCGCCGCTGCCCTATGGCAGTCTGTTGCAGCGAAACCGACTGTCCAGCTCCCTGTATCCCCTATAACGACTGGTGAGACTGCTTTGCCTAGCTCTATGGCTATGAATGGGGGCTCTACGGGGGTCCTACCTGGTGCTGTTTCTACGAGGGTCTCTTCTAAGGATGGAAATACGGTGCTATCAATGCCCTCTACTGATGAACGAGATGCCTATGGCTTGAGGCCTATGGCT GTTCCTCAGGCTGATGAGCCTCTGGTTGCTGCCTCTGTTCCTCAGGAATGTCTGGATGCTTTAGACCCTCCCACGTCCCAGATTACTACTGGATCTTCTGCTGTCCCTACCTCTGTTGTTCCTGTATCTCAGGCTGCTGGATCTTCTGCTGTCCCTACCTCTGTTATTCCTGCATCTCAGATGGTTGGATCTTCTACTATCCCTGCCTCTGTTGTTCCTGCCTCTCTGGATGCTAGCTCTATTCCTCCTGATTATGGGAGATCCTCTCTTTTGGATCCTTCCTCTTGGCaaaag GAATGTATCTGA